From one Streptomyces sp. R41 genomic stretch:
- a CDS encoding PTS glucose transporter subunit IIA yields MTTVTSPIAGRAIGLTAVPDPVFSGAMVGPGTAIDPVREPSEAVAPVDGVIVSLHPHAFVVVDGEGHGVLTHLGIDTVQLNGEGFELLVNKGDTVTRGQSVVRWNPAVVEKAGKSPVCPIVALEATADSLSDLQEDGDTKAGDILFTWR; encoded by the coding sequence ATGACCACCGTGACGTCCCCTATTGCAGGACGCGCCATCGGACTCACCGCGGTACCTGATCCCGTGTTCTCCGGGGCGATGGTGGGCCCCGGCACAGCGATCGACCCCGTGCGCGAGCCTTCGGAGGCTGTCGCCCCCGTGGACGGCGTGATTGTGTCGCTTCACCCGCACGCTTTTGTCGTCGTCGACGGCGAGGGTCACGGTGTGCTCACCCACCTGGGTATCGACACCGTACAGCTCAACGGTGAGGGCTTCGAGCTGCTCGTCAACAAGGGTGACACCGTCACGCGGGGTCAGAGCGTCGTGCGTTGGAACCCGGCCGTCGTCGAGAAGGCCGGAAAGTCCCCGGTGTGCCCGATCGTGGCGCTTGAGGCCACCGCCGACTCCCTCTCCGACCTCCAGGAGGACGGAGACACGAAGGCCGGCGACATCCTCTTCACCTGGCGCTGA
- the ptsP gene encoding phosphoenolpyruvate--protein phosphotransferase, producing METTLRGVGVSHGVAIGEVRHMGTAVLEPPAKQIPAEDAEREQGRARQAVEAVAADLIARGNLAGGEAQAVLEAQAMMALDPELMADVERRIAVGSTAERAVYDAFAAYRALLAGAGEYLAGRVADLDDVRNRIVARLLGVPMPGVPDSDEPYVLIARDLAPADTALLDPTLVLGFVTEEGGPTSHSAILARALGVPAVVALPGAGELAEGTLIAVDGSTGEIFVEPSAEKKAQLEAAAAERKAALSASTGPGATSDGHKVPLLANVGGPADVPAAVEAGAEGVGLFRTEFLFLDDSKNAPSEEKQVEAYRQVLEAFPEGRVVVRVLDAGADKPLDFLTPADEPNPALGVRGLRSLLDHPDVLRTQLTALAKASEGLPVYLEVMAPMVADRTDAKAFADACRAAGLQAKFGAMVEIPSAALRARSILQEVEFLSLGTNDLAQYTFAADRQVGAVSRLQDPWQPALLDLVALSAEAAKAEGKSCGVCGEAASDPLLACVLTGLGITSLSMGAASIPYVRATLAKYTLAQCERAAAAARAADTAEEARAAAQAVLSGE from the coding sequence ATGGAGACAACGCTGCGAGGCGTCGGCGTGAGCCACGGTGTGGCGATCGGCGAGGTTCGGCACATGGGAACGGCGGTTCTTGAACCGCCTGCCAAGCAGATCCCTGCGGAGGACGCGGAGCGCGAACAGGGGCGTGCCCGCCAGGCCGTGGAGGCTGTGGCAGCCGACCTGATTGCGCGCGGCAATCTGGCGGGGGGCGAAGCCCAGGCGGTGCTCGAGGCACAGGCCATGATGGCCCTGGACCCCGAGCTCATGGCGGATGTGGAACGGCGGATCGCGGTCGGCAGCACAGCGGAGCGCGCGGTCTACGACGCCTTCGCCGCGTACCGCGCGCTGCTGGCCGGCGCCGGTGAGTACCTTGCCGGCCGCGTGGCCGACCTCGACGACGTGCGGAACCGTATCGTCGCCCGGCTGCTCGGGGTGCCCATGCCGGGTGTCCCGGACAGCGACGAGCCGTACGTCCTTATTGCTCGTGACCTGGCGCCTGCCGACACGGCGCTGCTCGACCCCACTCTGGTGCTCGGTTTCGTGACGGAGGAGGGCGGGCCGACCAGCCACAGCGCGATTCTGGCGCGTGCGCTTGGCGTACCCGCCGTGGTCGCCCTCCCCGGTGCCGGTGAGCTCGCCGAGGGCACGTTGATCGCCGTGGACGGCAGCACCGGTGAGATCTTCGTGGAGCCGAGCGCTGAGAAGAAGGCGCAGCTGGAGGCCGCGGCGGCGGAGCGCAAGGCGGCGTTGTCCGCGTCGACGGGTCCGGGTGCCACCTCCGACGGTCACAAGGTGCCGCTGCTGGCGAACGTCGGCGGTCCGGCGGACGTGCCGGCCGCTGTCGAGGCCGGTGCCGAGGGTGTCGGTCTGTTCCGTACCGAGTTCCTCTTCTTGGACGACAGCAAGAACGCGCCGTCCGAGGAGAAGCAGGTCGAGGCGTACCGTCAGGTGCTCGAGGCCTTCCCCGAGGGCCGTGTCGTGGTGCGTGTGCTCGACGCGGGCGCCGACAAGCCGCTCGACTTCCTGACTCCGGCCGACGAGCCGAACCCGGCGCTGGGTGTGCGGGGGCTTCGGTCGCTGCTCGACCACCCCGATGTGCTGCGTACGCAGCTGACCGCCCTCGCGAAGGCTTCGGAGGGGCTGCCGGTCTACCTCGAAGTGATGGCGCCGATGGTCGCGGACCGCACCGACGCCAAGGCGTTCGCGGACGCTTGCCGTGCGGCCGGGCTGCAGGCGAAGTTCGGCGCGATGGTGGAGATCCCGTCGGCCGCGCTGCGTGCGCGGTCGATCCTGCAGGAGGTCGAGTTCCTGTCCCTGGGGACCAACGACCTCGCGCAGTACACCTTCGCCGCCGACCGACAGGTGGGTGCGGTGTCCCGTCTGCAGGACCCGTGGCAGCCCGCGCTGCTCGACCTGGTTGCGCTGTCCGCCGAGGCGGCGAAGGCCGAGGGCAAGAGCTGTGGTGTCTGCGGTGAGGCCGCGTCGGACCCCCTGCTCGCGTGTGTGCTGACCGGTCTGGGCATCACCTCCCTTTCCATGGGTGCCGCGTCCATTCCTTATGTTCGGGCGACGCTTGCCAAGTACACGCTGGCCCAGTGCGAGCGTGCGGCCGCGGCCGCACGTGCCGCGGACACGGCCGAAGAGGCACGTGCCGCGGCGCAGGCGGTGCTGTCCGGCGAGTAA
- a CDS encoding MFS transporter translates to MLWIALVDRIGSGLWASVSVLYFTYVTGLSVAEVGTLVAVSGAVGIAGAPLGGRIADRLPLTHVLIALQLLRALASFALLTSDNYALLLAFSAAGSLGDRAANVLTKLYATRIAGPDRVRYQAVNRTVANAGWALGGLAAAGALAIGTTAAYRWLLVGDALSFVAVALVTTRCGEPPSATRTIATSKDPAPATRPAGPWRDRTYLAYVATETVLFLDDALFKVGLPLWIAHSDHAPHGLAPLLMVLNNVMVVALQVPLARFGATTAAARALLLPLSAVFALGGVAMALSATGGAVAATLLLTAAAAAFTVAEMLHATVSWELSVALAPETAQGAYLGVHGLAQSAQRSVGPLAVTAAIATGPLGWTAFGAIIAVTCLFQHRLVRDHLARPALSVPPVTVSEY, encoded by the coding sequence ATGCTCTGGATCGCCCTCGTCGACCGGATCGGCAGCGGCCTGTGGGCATCCGTCTCCGTCCTGTACTTCACTTACGTCACCGGTCTCTCCGTCGCCGAGGTCGGCACCCTCGTCGCCGTGTCCGGAGCCGTAGGCATCGCCGGCGCACCGCTCGGCGGCCGAATCGCCGACCGTCTGCCGCTCACCCACGTCCTGATCGCCCTCCAACTCCTGCGGGCCCTGGCCTCCTTCGCACTGCTGACTTCCGACAACTACGCCCTGCTGCTGGCCTTCTCCGCCGCAGGCAGTCTCGGAGACCGCGCCGCCAACGTCCTCACCAAGCTGTACGCCACCCGCATCGCGGGACCGGACCGCGTCCGCTATCAGGCCGTCAACCGCACTGTCGCCAACGCCGGCTGGGCCCTGGGCGGTCTCGCCGCCGCCGGGGCGCTCGCCATCGGCACCACCGCGGCCTACCGGTGGCTTCTGGTGGGCGACGCCCTTTCCTTCGTGGCCGTCGCCCTCGTCACCACGCGCTGCGGCGAACCGCCTTCGGCCACCCGCACGATCGCCACATCGAAGGACCCTGCCCCCGCTACACGCCCGGCCGGCCCGTGGCGTGACCGCACCTACCTCGCGTACGTCGCCACCGAGACCGTCCTCTTCCTCGACGACGCCCTGTTCAAGGTCGGACTGCCGCTGTGGATCGCCCATTCCGACCACGCACCACACGGCCTCGCCCCGCTGCTCATGGTCCTCAACAACGTGATGGTGGTGGCTCTCCAGGTCCCCCTCGCCCGGTTCGGCGCCACCACAGCCGCGGCGCGCGCCCTGCTGCTCCCGCTCTCCGCCGTCTTCGCCCTGGGCGGCGTCGCCATGGCGCTCTCCGCCACGGGCGGGGCCGTCGCCGCGACCCTGCTCCTCACCGCCGCGGCAGCCGCCTTCACCGTCGCCGAGATGCTCCACGCCACCGTCTCCTGGGAACTCTCCGTCGCCCTCGCCCCCGAGACGGCCCAGGGCGCCTACCTGGGCGTTCACGGACTCGCGCAGTCCGCCCAGCGCAGCGTCGGGCCACTGGCTGTCACCGCGGCCATCGCCACCGGCCCCCTCGGCTGGACGGCATTCGGCGCGATCATTGCCGTGACCTGCCTGTTTCAGCACCGCCTGGTGCGCGACCACCTCGCTCGCCCAGCATTGTCAGTGCCGCCGGTTACTGTGAGTGAGTATTGA
- a CDS encoding aminotransferase class I/II-fold pyridoxal phosphate-dependent enzyme produces MATQYGISGTTAKGIASSVERGVSEGALEPGTALPPVRRLADELGVSPGTVATAYKDLRRRGIVVTRGRGGTVVAAAPSVASRRPPKVPAGLRDLAGGHPDPELLPHLVPPSRLSPGARSHRSTPRLARLEDAVRDWLGPDGVPTDHVTFAHGALDLIGRLLSVELRPGDAVAMEDPGYHHLLDLVTALGLRTVPVAVDDEGILPEALRGALRTGVRAVVCSPRAQNPYGGCFSAERRDALVEVLQEEPDVLVVENDHASAVADAPLRTLTAGGLRRWVHVRTVSKFLGTDLRWAAAACDPTTLARHDGRLLLTSGWVSHLLQETVYGLMTDDGTRALVARAQKTYGLRRGALVRELAERGIEAHGESGMNLWVPVRDESAVVNGLRSYGWWVAAGARFRLASGPGVRISVADLEPADAVRVASDFAAVLGESEATYGG; encoded by the coding sequence GTGGCAACACAATATGGGATCAGTGGCACGACGGCCAAGGGAATTGCCTCGTCCGTCGAACGAGGCGTGTCCGAAGGCGCGTTGGAGCCGGGGACGGCGCTGCCTCCGGTGCGCAGACTTGCCGACGAGCTCGGTGTGAGTCCGGGGACGGTCGCGACGGCCTACAAGGACCTGCGGCGGCGCGGGATCGTGGTGACCCGGGGGCGCGGCGGGACCGTGGTCGCCGCCGCGCCCTCGGTCGCGTCGCGGCGGCCGCCGAAAGTGCCGGCCGGACTGCGCGACTTGGCGGGCGGGCATCCGGACCCCGAACTGCTGCCCCATCTGGTGCCACCGTCGCGGCTCTCCCCCGGTGCGCGGTCGCACCGCAGTACACCGCGGCTGGCGCGACTGGAGGACGCGGTCCGGGACTGGCTTGGGCCCGACGGGGTGCCGACGGACCACGTGACGTTCGCGCACGGTGCGCTGGATCTGATCGGGCGGCTGCTGTCGGTGGAGTTGCGGCCGGGCGACGCCGTTGCCATGGAGGACCCCGGATATCACCATCTGCTTGATCTGGTCACGGCATTGGGTTTGCGTACCGTTCCGGTCGCGGTGGACGACGAGGGGATCCTCCCCGAGGCGTTGCGCGGTGCCCTGCGGACGGGTGTACGCGCGGTGGTGTGCAGTCCGCGGGCGCAGAATCCGTACGGCGGATGTTTCTCGGCGGAGCGCCGGGACGCGCTTGTCGAGGTGCTTCAGGAGGAGCCCGATGTGCTGGTCGTGGAGAACGACCACGCGTCCGCCGTCGCGGATGCGCCTTTGCGCACGTTGACCGCGGGTGGTCTGCGGCGCTGGGTGCACGTGCGGACCGTGAGCAAGTTCCTGGGGACCGATCTGCGGTGGGCCGCGGCGGCCTGTGATCCGACGACGCTGGCTCGGCACGACGGTCGACTGCTGTTGACGTCGGGCTGGGTCAGTCACCTGTTGCAGGAGACGGTGTACGGGCTCATGACGGACGACGGCACGCGCGCGTTGGTCGCGCGCGCCCAGAAGACGTACGGGCTGCGGCGCGGCGCCCTCGTCCGGGAGCTCGCGGAGCGCGGGATCGAGGCGCACGGTGAGAGTGGGATGAATCTCTGGGTGCCCGTGCGGGACGAGTCGGCCGTCGTGAACGGGCTGCGGTCGTACGGGTGGTGGGTCGCGGCGGGTGCGCGCTTCCGGCTCGCTTCCGGACCCGGTGTACGGATTTCGGTCGCGGATCTCGAACCCGCCGACGCGGTGCGGGTGGCCTCGGACTTCGCTGCCGTGCTCGGCGAGTCCGAGGCCACCTACGGGGGATGA